Within the Leisingera thetidis genome, the region ACCCGGCGATCACCAAGGCGATTCATGACCAGCTAGACACCCTTCCGCATGTGATGTTCGGCGGGCTGACCCATGATCCGGCCATCGACCTGGGCCGCAAGCTGCTGGAGATCACGCCGGACAGCCTGCGCCGCATCTTCTACTGCGACTCGGGATCGGTCTCGGTCGAGGTGGCGATGAAAATGGCGGTGCAGTACCAGCATGCCATCGGCCAGCCGCAGCGGCAGCAGTTCGCCACCATCCGCTCCGGCTATCACGGCGACACCTGGAAGGCGATGAGCGTCTGCGACCCCGACACCGGCATGCACCACCTGTTCCAGGGCGCGCTGAGCGTGCAGCATTTCGTGTCCCGCCCGCCGGTCCGCATCCACGAGGGCTGGGTGGACGATCCGGCCCGGAACGGGCTGGGCGAGTTGCGCCGGGTGCTGGAAGCCAACGCGCAGAAGATCGCCGCCTTCATCCTGGAGCCCGTCGTGCAGGGCACCGGCGGCATGTATTTCTACCACCCTGAATACCTCAATCAGGCCCGCGCCCTGTGCGACGAGCTGGGCATCCTGCTGATCTTTGACGAGATCGCCACCGGCTTCGGCCGCACGGGGGAGCTGTTCGCCACCGGGTTCTGCAGCGTCGAGCCGGATATCATCTGTCTCGGCAAGGGGCTGACCGGCGGCCATATCTCATTCGCCTGCACCATGACCAATGACCGCGTGGCGGAGGGCATCGGCGGCGGCAATCCCGGCCTGTTCATGCACGGCCCGACCTACATGGGCAACCCGCTGGCCTGCGCCGCGGCCAAGGCCTCGCTGGATCTGCTGACCGGGCAGGACTGGCGCGGCACGGTGGCGGCGATCGGGGAGCAGATGGCGGCGGAGCTGGCCCCGGCACGCGATCTGCCCAATGTCCGGGATGTGCGGGTTCTGGGCGCCATCGGGGTGATCGAGATGAAGCACCGGGTCTCGGCCGATGAGGCGCATGCCCGCGCGCATGAGATGGGCGTGTTCCTGCGCCCCTTCGGCTGCAACATCTACACGATGCCGC harbors:
- the bioA gene encoding adenosylmethionine--8-amino-7-oxononanoate transaminase — its product is MSASGLTQLEFDQQHLWHPYTNVAKPGPTFVVKESEGVHITLDDGTRLIDAMSSWWCMMHGHRNPAITKAIHDQLDTLPHVMFGGLTHDPAIDLGRKLLEITPDSLRRIFYCDSGSVSVEVAMKMAVQYQHAIGQPQRQQFATIRSGYHGDTWKAMSVCDPDTGMHHLFQGALSVQHFVSRPPVRIHEGWVDDPARNGLGELRRVLEANAQKIAAFILEPVVQGTGGMYFYHPEYLNQARALCDELGILLIFDEIATGFGRTGELFATGFCSVEPDIICLGKGLTGGHISFACTMTNDRVAEGIGGGNPGLFMHGPTYMGNPLACAAAKASLDLLTGQDWRGTVAAIGEQMAAELAPARDLPNVRDVRVLGAIGVIEMKHRVSADEAHARAHEMGVFLRPFGCNIYTMPPFITSPDQLSEITAGMLRLAREL